Genomic DNA from Canis aureus isolate CA01 chromosome 4, VMU_Caureus_v.1.0, whole genome shotgun sequence:
ttttatttcacaGGAAAGGAATATGGAGATTAGCTAGGGAAAATTCAGTTGTGgttctttagaaaatatattttaattttgtactgACAATTCCGTTATTGTTAAGTATACATTTTTCTAATGCAGCATTCCCTAGCTGGTTTTTCATAAAAGCACCTGCCTTCCCCTATTCTTCTTCACTGTAGCTCTCCATCTAGTAAGAGGAAGGAGCTAGAATGTCCCATCCTATTCCTCCTCCTCCGCTAGTGATTTGTAGTGTTAAAACCCACACTACCATTAAccaccttctctttttctctcaatttgATCTTAAAGTTTGAGGAAATGTAAATAGTATCTCCCAATAGAAAAGGTTGGAAGGGTCCTTACACAGTAGATACACTGACATTATCAAAGCAGTCTACTGTCGTGCACATTGTACCGTTGAGAAAGAGCATAGTTTATTCTGCAGTAATTCTGTTACTTGCAATATTGGTCCATGTAGATTCTTCATCCTGAAAATTGTAGgtatataaaatcaataagctATTTCTGAGGTGTTTTTGGCAAACTGGAAAATGATTTCAAAGAGTTAAATTTTGTTCTGGTTCCTAGTTCTGTTATTATTTGAATTGCCtacatatgtcatcagggaaaatATGATCCCTTCTTATAaggagatagatatagatatatgctAGAAATTGGGCAGAATAGAATAATCTTCAAGAGTTGTAATAATCTTAAGAAGCTGAGCATACATTATAAAGCTAAGCCCAACATATGATTTATTACCTTGCAGGGACTTTAACTGCACTTCGGATGTGTTACCAAGGTTATGGCTACCCTTTGATGCTCTTTCTAGAAGAAGGAGGAGTGGTGACAGTCTGCAAAATCAATACTCAGGAGCCGGAGGAGACTCTGGATTTTGATTTCTGCAGCACCAAtgtcattaataaaattattctgcAGTCAGAGGGGCTCCGTGAAGCATTTTCTGAATTGGATATGACGAGTGAGGTCCTACAGATCACCATGTCTCCCAACAAGCCTTATTTCAGGTACTTGAACACAGAGGGCAATGATAGTTAATATTGTAGTCTGCTCTTTCTCTGCTTACACATTTGCTCAGGATGCAGAATTTTTATCATCCCAGCTCATAGAATTTTCAGATCTTTAGAGAGCTTTTACTCTTCATAGTTTTATAAATCAGGAAACCTAAGGTCCAGGAAGATGAACTCAGTATTTAAAGCTTCATAGTTTTGGTTTGTAGGTAAGTAGCCTAGTCTCCTACTTCATAAACTAGAGGTCTTTTCATTGTACTACTTACTGGTATAGATCAAGTTACATCACAAGGAAAATTTGGTCTTAAACATTTGGGAAAGGTGTTTGTATCTCTTTCAAGTTAGTACAGGATACAGAAGGAAGCAGATGTTTTCTGTACATGGTTCATTCACTGAGTATCTATTAGTCACCTCCTGTGTGCATGTCTACGTTTTAAAGCCCCTAAGAGAGGAACAGCTTAAAATCATGATGAGGAGAAGATATATATGACACAGCATAAAAGGAGCAGAATTGCATGCCACTAAGTACCAAAATAATTAACAGAGACGCCTAGGGAACAGTACTTGAGTACTTAGGGGGTATTGATCAAGGTAAGCTCCTAAGGGAGGGCAATTTTCAGCAGAAATACAATGTCAAAAACTATCAAGCTGTTCCTGGTATTTTGAACCAACAAATTATGAAATTTTCAGGATTAGAATCCATTTGGAGAGAGGATTTAAATAGTTCTTCTGTTTTGAAATACATCAGAATATTAAAgtgtaaaggaggaaaaaatatgaaagaaatgttctttttacATCTACTCTAGAAGCTGTGGGCCCTTATGACATTCGGCAGTTACAAATTTGAATCAAGGTTGGTTACATTGTTAACCAAAATGGTAAATCAATGAAACCCTACTTAAACAGTGATATGAATTAAAATTCTGGGCACTTAAACAGCATATTTTAGAGGATCCTCACCTGAGTGATGCCTGTGCTGACACAGGTAACTAGATGGATCATGGTATCTTTCATCTCCAGTATGAAAAGTGATTGGGTCATGTGGAACTGGGAGTTGAAATTTTTCTCTGGATTTGTTAAATTTGAGGTGTCTGTAACACTAGGGAGTAGTTTAACATACAGAGTTCAGGGGATAGGTCTAGactggaaatttatttatttttttaaagattttatttattcacaagagacacagagagagagagaggcagacataggcagagggagaagcaggatcccagggatcacgccctgagccaaaagcagatgctcaaccgctaagccacccaggcgtccttagaCTGGAAATTTAGATTTGGGAGTCCTCGTCATGGCTGGGCATGGATGAGATGGCTCAGAGAAAGGTTACATtagaggagagaaaaggtggCGCCTGAGGAAGACCAGCAGCCACTGTGCTCACAGTACTTACCAATGTGTTAACCCCACAGCAAATAATCAATACATTCTTGCAGATTAAACCTTTACATTTAGAAATTGTCTACACACAACCTGCTAATACTGCCAAGCAAGGAAAACCATGAAACAGCCTGAAGAGAGGTCTAAGATACAGAAAAGCCAGGATTCCTGGGTGTGGCGGTAAGGATGGGGAATAGGACTCCAGGCTTGCCGATGAGTTAGCTCAGGGTCTTCCATCACTCCTCAGCTCTCTCCTTTTGTATTATTTCTGATTTAAGGATGGGGAAAGGTATCAGAATAGAATTAAGGTAATGAAATTGAGGCAGACAACCCTGGATTCCTTAGGTGATTCATTTTTCCAAAGCTGTTTATTAGGTGCTAGATCTGACCTCCCACTGCACCCTGCAGGAATCTTTATTACTGTAATTGGTATAGTGTATTGTCAGCATTTGTTTACGTATCTGTTTCATTCACCAGAATGAGCTTCTTAAGGAAGTGTCTTCTTTACTGAGATCCTAATGGGACTTATTGTTGGACCAATGGATAAATGAATCGCTCATTTTTTTTACTGTAGGTTATCTACTTTTGGAAATGCAGGAAGCTCCCATCTTGattatcccaaagattctgatttgATGGAATCATTTCAGTGTAACCAAACCCAGGTCAACAGGTCAGTTCTTAATATATTGGTGATGATGGTGAATATCGcatatctattaaataaatgtaaaactttgAATCTTGCTAAAGGTATAATATCTAAATAAGTAGTAGAGTGCTGGGTTTACCTGGGGATTTGGAGTTGTGATAGTGGATgaaattgtaaaaatgaaaaatattagcaaattggacaaatattttattttatttttatatttgttacttGGTAGTTCTCGGCTAATTTTTGTCCTTTACTTGGAGTTATGAGCACTGCTTCAAGCATGTCCAAATAACAACTGCTTTTTATTTACTCCTCTACAGATACAAGATTTCTTTACTGAAACCCTCTACAAAGGCCTTAGTCCTGTCGTGTAAGGTATCTATCCGAACAGATAACCGAGGGTTTCTCTCATTACAGTATATGATTAGGAATGAGGATGGACAGATATGTTTTGTGGAATATTACTGCTGCCCTGATGAAGAAGTTTCTGAATCAGAGTCTTAAGTATGGCATTCACTGTGATCTCTACCTGAAATAGGTCACATTCTCATTCTGGGTTTAGTATCTCCATGATATTGGATTTTTCTAAAGAGAAGAAGCTGGAGGAGATGGGAACAAGGTCCATGTATCCTAATAGTTGCTGTGTATTTTGTAAGTAAATGTTTCCATGGAGTCACACATTACCCACTACTGGACTATGCTGTGGTTCCGTCTTTTGAACTCATGGGAATCATTATGAGTCAAGATGAATAATCTATTTAAGTCAGACATTTCAAGAGTCTAAAAACTTTACATTTGATGAATCCATACctgaaatgttcttttatttatttactattagaAAAGGCAGCGGTGTGTAAGTATTGCTTATTAGTTTGAATTGCGAAGAATATATCTTAACGCAGTGGGTCTTCAAAGTGTGGCACCTAAACCAACAGCATTGGCATTACCTGGAATCTTGTTAGAGACTCTGGAAGTGAGCCAACAGTCTCACTTTtgaaggatactttttttttgttttaatgcattTAATTGCACGGAAATTATTGCTTTTACATGTGATTTCTTTCCAAATGTTCTGAAGTTTAGGCTTTGCCAACAAGTCTGAgtaattaaatgatttatttttattttttaaaatgatttatttttaaagtatgtattttaaagaaagctaTAAACAAGATATAAAGCAGAccagagttacagaatttctTCTTGTTCTCTGCCACTGTTCAGTGCAGTAAGTACTGTAGTAAGTACATATTAGATACCTGCTATTCACCCATAAGAGTTTCTCATCCAAACAAGATGTAGAAAACCAGCAATTAAGTGGTTTTGCACTTTCTTGGGTAATTTTCAGTCAATTCTTATGGTGTGTAGATATCTA
This window encodes:
- the RAD1 gene encoding cell cycle checkpoint protein RAD1 isoform X1 → MLKTKKNIRCIPNIWASPTRSGACGHREHPLRPQEPRAMPLLTPQTQEDCDYSLVASLDNVRHLSTILKAIHFRDHATCFATKNGIKVTVENAKCVQANAFIQAGIFQEFIVQEESVTFRINLTILLDCLSIFGSSPMPGTLTALRMCYQGYGYPLMLFLEEGGVVTVCKINTQEPEETLDFDFCSTNVINKIILQSEGLREAFSELDMTSEVLQITMSPNKPYFRLSTFGNAGSSHLDYPKDSDLMESFQCNQTQVNRYKISLLKPSTKALVLSCKVSIRTDNRGFLSLQYMIRNEDGQICFVEYYCCPDEEVSESES
- the RAD1 gene encoding cell cycle checkpoint protein RAD1 isoform X4 translates to MPLLTPQTQEDCDYSLVASLDNVRHLSTILKAIHFRDHATCFATKNGIKVTVENAKCVQANAFIQAGIFQEFIVQEESVTFRINLTILLDCLSIFGSSPMPGTLTALRMCYQGYGYPLMLFLEEGGVVTVCKINTQEPEETLDFDFCSTNVINKIILQSEGLREAFSELDMTSEVLQITMSPNKPYFRLSTFGNAGSSHLDYPKDSDLMESFQCNQTQVNRYKISLLKPSTKALVLSCKVSIRTDNRGFLSLQYMIRNEDGQICFVEYYCCPDEEVSESES